A portion of the Vicinamibacterales bacterium genome contains these proteins:
- a CDS encoding response regulator transcription factor, producing MATRVLVVEDEAHIRELVCLHLGLEGYDCIPVGDGREALRVAGEQPLDLIVLDLMIPGIDGLTVCRAVRREGPNRDVPILILTARREESDKVLGLESGADDYLAKPFSVRELVARAHALLRRARRALTTTEGEGAAQPAEEAMRPISMHGVEIDPARRRARVRGTDVELTNQEFKLLLLFAEHPGIVFSREALLSKIWKGDTYVTVRSVDTLVKRLRHKIEADPADPALILTQWGVGYRFADVP from the coding sequence GTGGCGACGAGAGTGCTGGTCGTCGAGGACGAGGCGCACATCCGGGAATTGGTGTGCCTGCACCTGGGACTGGAAGGGTACGACTGCATTCCGGTTGGCGATGGACGGGAGGCGCTGCGAGTGGCCGGCGAGCAGCCCCTCGACCTCATCGTCCTCGACTTGATGATCCCGGGCATCGACGGCCTGACCGTCTGTCGAGCCGTGCGGCGGGAAGGGCCGAATCGCGACGTGCCGATTCTGATCCTGACGGCCAGGCGCGAGGAGTCGGACAAGGTGCTCGGCCTCGAGAGTGGCGCCGACGACTACCTCGCGAAGCCGTTCAGCGTTCGGGAGCTGGTGGCCAGGGCTCACGCGCTGCTCCGTCGCGCCCGCCGGGCTCTGACGACGACCGAAGGCGAGGGGGCCGCCCAACCGGCTGAGGAGGCGATGCGACCGATATCGATGCACGGGGTCGAGATCGACCCGGCCCGCCGCCGCGCGAGAGTCCGGGGCACCGACGTGGAGCTGACGAACCAGGAGTTCAAGCTGCTGCTGTTGTTCGCGGAGCACCCGGGCATCGTGTTCAGCCGGGAAGCGCTGCTGTCGAAGATCTGGAAGGGCGACACGTACGTGACCGTGCGCAGCGTGGACACGCTCGTGAAACGTCTGCGGCACAAGATCGAGGCCGACCCCGCCGACCCGGCGCTCATCCTGACGCAGTGGGGCGTGGGGTACAGGTTCGCCGACGTGCCCTGA
- the pcnB gene encoding polynucleotide adenylyltransferase PcnB, translating to MVEPTVIPRSEHTLSRRDIDADALKVLYRLKEAGFIAYLVGGSVRDLLLGRRPKDFDIGTSAHPYQVKRLFRNCWIIGRRFRLVHVKFGQKIIEVATFRQHLPPNGAPDDAGGESGEAAEVTAPQDLAARDLLIRRDNTFGTPEEDAFRRDFTINALFYDIATFSIIDYVDGLRDLHERVIRAIGDPDERFREDPVRMLRAVAFAERLDFTLDAPVADAIRRHRGEIARSAPARLIEEYYKILRTGASERVFTAAARLGLLEAITPELQDAANSDALSSSLARLDAYRHRFPSAPDSFTNPILLGSLLVPLGFSLDGGHPARGPVHPWLGALPVARRDVERLFQILALQRRLRDPNISPRAVRTLMARGAFADAVTWLEIHGDAPDTVGRWRALIAELTASGALAAPLPRVPARRRRRRRPRRPTPQQ from the coding sequence ATGGTGGAGCCGACCGTCATTCCGCGCTCCGAACATACGCTGTCGCGGCGCGACATCGACGCCGACGCGTTGAAGGTACTGTATCGCCTCAAAGAGGCGGGCTTCATCGCGTACCTCGTCGGTGGCAGCGTGCGCGACCTGCTGCTCGGTCGGCGCCCGAAGGACTTCGACATCGGCACGTCCGCGCATCCCTACCAGGTGAAGCGCCTTTTCCGCAACTGCTGGATCATCGGCCGCCGCTTCCGCCTCGTGCACGTGAAATTCGGCCAGAAGATCATCGAAGTTGCCACATTCCGTCAGCACCTGCCGCCGAACGGAGCGCCAGACGACGCGGGCGGCGAGTCCGGCGAGGCCGCGGAGGTGACGGCGCCCCAGGATCTCGCGGCACGCGATCTCCTGATCCGGCGCGACAACACCTTCGGTACGCCGGAGGAGGACGCCTTCCGGCGCGATTTCACAATCAATGCCCTCTTCTACGATATCGCGACTTTCTCCATTATCGACTACGTCGACGGGTTGCGCGACCTGCACGAGCGGGTGATTCGCGCGATCGGGGATCCGGACGAACGATTCCGCGAAGATCCTGTCCGCATGCTGCGGGCGGTGGCGTTCGCCGAGCGACTTGATTTCACGCTCGATGCGCCCGTCGCGGACGCGATCCGACGGCATCGCGGGGAGATTGCACGAAGTGCGCCGGCTCGTCTCATCGAGGAGTACTACAAGATCCTGCGGACCGGCGCGAGCGAGCGTGTCTTCACGGCCGCCGCGAGGCTGGGCCTGCTGGAGGCGATCACTCCCGAGCTGCAGGACGCGGCGAACTCCGACGCGCTCTCGTCGTCGCTGGCACGGCTCGACGCGTATCGTCACCGGTTCCCGTCAGCGCCCGACTCGTTCACCAATCCCATTCTACTGGGCAGCCTGCTGGTCCCGCTTGGATTCAGCCTCGATGGCGGCCACCCGGCCCGCGGACCCGTCCATCCGTGGTTGGGCGCTCTACCGGTCGCGAGGCGTGATGTCGAGCGGCTCTTCCAGATCCTCGCCCTGCAGCGACGGTTGCGCGATCCGAACATCTCTCCCCGCGCGGTGCGGACGCTGATGGCCCGCGGCGCGTTCGCTGATGCCGTCACCTGGCTCGAGATCCACGGAGATGCGCCCGACACGGTTGGCCGGTGGCGCGCGCTCATCGCCGAACTGACCGCAAGCGGCGCGCTCGCCGCGCCCCTGCCGCGCGTGCCGGCCCGTCGGCGCCGACGTCGCCGGCCGCGTCGGCCGACGCCGCAGCAGTGA
- a CDS encoding Spy/CpxP family protein refolding chaperone: protein MSKHNKVRLAAGFILAALFVAGTAADVSYAQQQGPQREERKGAGMMMRGGPGRALRLGLRQLGLSDTQKQQVKAILQGHKADFKGFADRLVTARRTLGDAIAVDPINEAAIREKSADLAKVQADLAVFRAQVRKEVFGVLTPDQQQKAKDMKARFLDRVDRFRANRHRKMGESF, encoded by the coding sequence ATGAGCAAGCATAACAAGGTTCGACTGGCCGCGGGATTCATCCTGGCCGCGTTGTTCGTGGCCGGCACGGCGGCTGACGTTTCGTACGCGCAACAGCAGGGTCCGCAGCGTGAAGAGCGCAAGGGCGCCGGCATGATGATGCGCGGCGGCCCCGGGCGCGCGCTTCGGCTCGGCCTGCGGCAGCTCGGTCTGAGTGACACGCAGAAGCAGCAGGTCAAGGCCATCCTGCAGGGTCACAAGGCCGATTTCAAGGGGTTCGCGGACCGGCTGGTGACCGCGCGTCGGACGCTCGGCGACGCGATCGCGGTTGACCCGATCAACGAAGCGGCCATCCGCGAGAAGAGCGCGGATCTCGCGAAGGTGCAGGCCGATCTGGCGGTATTCCGCGCGCAGGTTCGCAAGGAGGTCTTTGGCGTGCTGACGCCGGATCAGCAGCAGAAGGCCAAGGACATGAAGGCCCGCTTCCTCGATCGCGTGGACCGGTTCCGCGCCAACAGACACCGCAAGATGGGAGAGAGTTTCTAG
- a CDS encoding GNAT family N-acetyltransferase, whose product MSMLAFGAKPHALRCARCGRFVDWAESQLQTVCSCRSRPTCPAVLVRQADPADRVETLALFRRDFGRAAVLAFGELMSLEDCPIIIAEMRGELAGALAYRLLPDALHIMALATDPMWQRSGVATHLAIEAEALARRHGVSRLVFATTNDNLPALYFYQRRGWTLTEVVPGAMIEHVKPHDRAGFAGIPVRDEIRMEKSI is encoded by the coding sequence ATGTCCATGCTGGCCTTTGGCGCCAAGCCACACGCCCTACGCTGCGCCCGCTGCGGCCGTTTTGTCGACTGGGCCGAGTCGCAGCTCCAGACCGTCTGCAGTTGCCGGTCGCGTCCGACGTGTCCGGCCGTCCTCGTCCGCCAGGCGGACCCTGCCGACCGGGTGGAGACATTGGCCCTGTTCCGACGCGACTTCGGCCGTGCGGCGGTGTTGGCTTTCGGTGAACTGATGTCGCTCGAGGATTGCCCCATCATCATCGCGGAGATGCGGGGAGAACTGGCGGGGGCGCTCGCTTACCGGCTGCTGCCGGATGCGCTGCACATCATGGCGCTGGCCACCGATCCGATGTGGCAGCGATCGGGTGTGGCCACGCATCTCGCAATCGAGGCCGAGGCGCTCGCGCGCCGACATGGCGTGAGCCGGCTCGTCTTCGCCACGACCAACGACAATCTGCCTGCTCTCTATTTCTACCAGCGTCGCGGCTGGACGCTGACCGAGGTCGTGCCCGGCGCGATGATCGAGCACGTGAAGCCCCACGATCGCGCCGGGTTCGCCGGGATACCTGTGCGGGACGAGATACGGATGGAGAAGAGCATCTAG
- a CDS encoding carbamate kinase, with protein MIKTALIAIGGNSLIRAGEKGTIAEQLANTRRTAQAVVGLIQDGFRLVLTHGNGPQVGAALLRSERASDQVYGQSLDVCDATTQGEIGYLLQQSLQNELASVGLDTPVATVLTQVVVSEDDPAMRHPTKPIGPFYSQIDAEERARTLGWQVVEDAARGYRRVVPSPEPLELVEEGVIRTLLDHGVLVIAVGGGGIPVVRSEAQLKGVEAVIDKDRVS; from the coding sequence GTGATCAAGACCGCACTCATCGCCATCGGCGGCAACTCGCTCATCCGGGCCGGAGAGAAGGGCACGATCGCGGAGCAGTTGGCCAATACCCGCCGCACGGCGCAGGCCGTCGTCGGACTCATCCAGGACGGGTTCCGGCTCGTGCTCACGCACGGCAACGGGCCGCAGGTCGGCGCGGCGCTGCTGCGGTCCGAGCGGGCATCCGACCAGGTATATGGCCAGTCGCTCGACGTGTGCGACGCGACGACACAGGGGGAGATCGGGTACCTGCTCCAGCAGTCGTTGCAGAACGAACTGGCGTCGGTGGGCCTGGACACCCCTGTGGCCACCGTGCTCACGCAGGTCGTCGTCAGCGAGGACGATCCGGCCATGCGGCATCCGACCAAGCCGATCGGGCCGTTCTACTCGCAGATCGACGCCGAGGAGCGGGCCCGTACGCTTGGCTGGCAGGTCGTCGAGGACGCGGCGCGCGGGTACCGGCGGGTCGTGCCCTCGCCCGAACCGCTCGAGCTCGTCGAAGAAGGCGTGATCCGAACGCTGCTCGATCACGGGGTCCTGGTCATCGCGGTCGGTGGCGGGGGCATCCCGGTGGTGCGCTCGGAGGCGCAGTTGAAGGGTGTGGAAGCCGTCATCGACAAGGACCGGGTCTCG
- a CDS encoding HAMP domain-containing sensor histidine kinase, which yields MSERAWYRSLYWRIAIGFVACLAIALVAQAVFFVWIIVRGERNVPARALTVFATVVANDIAGEIEGQREAEIERHLVDRYGSLPRPIWVITKDRRVVSGNWGPPPPGLIRRAGERMARGAAAGLDPIESFRARRAAAFAPVIVRGQTVGMVIVLAGRPPNVVARQFGPLLLLIALGLVVGAGAVASALIFRPASRRLEALADTARRLGAGDVTARAPETGGDEITRVARAFNQMAIDLVQRAEALQTSDRLRRQLLADVSHELMTPLTAIRGYLETLDMPSIALDADARSRYVGIVREETSRLERIIGDLLELARLEAGGGSFSREDVAVGQLFARVLARHEHPAREQGVALETEGDQSILVQGDPLRLEQALQNLAANALRHTPSGGRVRLSVERRDEPDTARGGPESLGEVILSVRDTGSGIQPDHLPHVFDRFYKADASRAESTGTGSGLGLSIVKTIVERHGGRITVRSEPNVETVFEIVLPDADPRSFSAG from the coding sequence ATGTCCGAACGCGCCTGGTATCGCAGCCTCTACTGGCGGATCGCCATCGGGTTCGTCGCCTGTCTGGCGATCGCGCTCGTGGCGCAGGCCGTGTTCTTCGTGTGGATCATCGTGCGCGGTGAGCGCAACGTGCCGGCGCGCGCACTGACGGTGTTCGCGACCGTCGTGGCAAACGACATCGCCGGGGAAATCGAGGGCCAGCGTGAGGCCGAGATCGAACGCCACCTGGTCGATCGGTACGGGAGCCTGCCGCGCCCCATCTGGGTGATCACGAAGGATCGCCGGGTCGTGTCCGGCAACTGGGGACCGCCGCCCCCTGGATTGATCCGGAGGGCCGGCGAGCGTATGGCACGCGGCGCGGCCGCGGGCCTGGACCCGATCGAGAGCTTCCGGGCCCGACGCGCGGCCGCGTTCGCCCCCGTGATCGTCCGCGGCCAGACGGTTGGAATGGTGATCGTCCTCGCGGGCCGCCCGCCCAACGTCGTCGCGCGCCAATTCGGCCCGTTGCTGCTGCTGATCGCGCTGGGCCTGGTCGTCGGGGCGGGCGCGGTGGCGTCGGCCCTGATCTTCCGGCCCGCCAGCCGGCGGCTCGAGGCCCTGGCCGACACGGCTCGTCGTCTGGGCGCGGGCGACGTGACGGCCCGAGCGCCGGAAACCGGAGGGGACGAGATCACGCGAGTCGCCAGGGCGTTCAACCAGATGGCCATCGACCTCGTGCAGCGCGCCGAGGCGCTCCAGACCTCGGACCGCCTCCGCCGGCAACTCCTGGCTGACGTCTCGCACGAGCTGATGACCCCGCTGACGGCGATCCGCGGCTACCTCGAAACACTCGACATGCCGTCGATCGCACTCGATGCCGACGCTCGCAGCCGCTACGTCGGGATCGTCCGCGAGGAGACGTCGCGCCTGGAGCGGATCATCGGCGACCTGCTCGAGCTCGCCCGGCTCGAGGCGGGTGGAGGCTCGTTCTCGCGCGAGGATGTCGCCGTGGGCCAGCTGTTCGCCCGGGTCCTGGCGCGACACGAACACCCGGCACGCGAGCAGGGGGTCGCGCTCGAAACCGAGGGCGACCAGAGCATCCTCGTGCAGGGCGATCCGCTCCGACTCGAGCAGGCACTGCAGAACCTGGCCGCCAACGCGCTTCGGCACACGCCATCAGGCGGACGCGTGCGCCTCTCCGTGGAGCGACGCGATGAGCCCGACACCGCGCGCGGAGGCCCGGAGTCACTGGGTGAGGTGATCTTGTCGGTGCGCGACACCGGCTCCGGCATTCAACCCGACCACCTGCCCCACGTTTTCGATCGGTTCTACAAGGCCGACGCCTCGCGCGCCGAATCGACGGGCACCGGCAGCGGCCTCGGCCTGTCGATCGTGAAGACCATCGTGGAGCGCCACGGCGGACGCATCACCGTCCGCAGCGAACCGAACGTCGAGACGGTATTCGAAATCGTCCTGCCAGACGCCGACCCGCGGTCATTCAGCGCCGGATAA
- the polA gene encoding DNA polymerase I, whose translation MNTQHLVPSRPVLFLIDGNSQMYRAYHAIRGLTGPDGRSTNAVYGFVAMLRKLVADQNPDLVACAFDLAGPTFRSALAADYKANRPAMPDDLAEQIPYVHRACEALGVPVVSCEGFEADDVIGTITARAVAEGYDVVVVTGDKDMYQLVRDEVRVFNPRDEGYWYDAAAVKEKFGVAPDRVVDVLALMGDAVDNIKGVPGIGEKGARDLIAAFGSLDELLARASEVPQKKYREALLAGPDLARQSRELAQIRLDAPISFDIETFRHRGPNRQACYELFGGLGFRSLLSEFAPTADTIVKDYAIVETIEGVRELAADMARAGRCAVHVVTTSEPVVTAEIVGIAVATGARQARYVPLAHHALDGGPQPDRRAALDVVKSVLEDPAVLKVGHDLKADAVVLARYGIAMRGLAFDTMLASYLLDATRSAHSLEDNALEHLGYKALTEEAVRGRGAKALELGDLPPAAVMDYAGERVDLALQLAERLEPMLGTEALIDVYRQLELPLIPVLAEIEQAGVQVDGGVLGRLSERLERDLSTRSARIFELAGESFNINSPKQLSEILFEKMKLPAGKRTGKTRLASTAMDVLEDLALTHDLPRLILEWRSIQKLKGTYIDALPQLINPATGRVHTSFNQAVAATGRLSSSDPNLQNIPIRTELGREIRAAFVAAPGSVLISADYSQIELRVLAHLSGDATLIEAFKRGDDIHDQTALRVFGADSGLDPHELRRRAKIINYALLYGKTAFTLARDIGVTQAAAQAFIDAYFSGFPEVRRFIDRLLDEARTTGVVKTLFGRRRLVPELTSHNGQVRSAAERVAVNLPIQGTAADILKRAMIDVHASLETRHAQGGRARMILTVHDELLFEAPAEEADEIATIVRNGMEQAVALAVPLTVDIGIGRNWTDAKG comes from the coding sequence ATGAATACCCAACACCTGGTCCCATCACGCCCCGTGCTGTTCCTCATCGACGGCAACTCGCAGATGTATCGCGCCTACCACGCGATTCGCGGGCTGACCGGGCCGGACGGCCGCTCGACCAATGCCGTCTACGGCTTCGTGGCGATGCTGCGAAAACTGGTGGCGGACCAGAATCCCGATCTCGTCGCCTGCGCGTTCGACCTGGCCGGCCCGACCTTCAGATCGGCGCTTGCCGCCGACTACAAGGCCAACCGCCCCGCCATGCCGGATGACCTGGCCGAGCAGATCCCCTACGTGCATCGTGCGTGCGAAGCGCTCGGCGTGCCGGTCGTCTCGTGCGAAGGCTTCGAGGCCGACGATGTCATCGGGACCATCACGGCGCGCGCGGTTGCCGAGGGCTACGACGTCGTCGTGGTCACCGGCGACAAGGACATGTACCAGCTCGTGCGCGACGAAGTCCGCGTGTTCAACCCCCGCGACGAGGGCTACTGGTACGATGCCGCCGCGGTGAAGGAGAAGTTCGGCGTCGCGCCCGACCGCGTCGTGGACGTGCTGGCGCTGATGGGCGACGCGGTGGACAACATCAAGGGAGTCCCCGGCATCGGCGAAAAAGGTGCGCGCGACCTGATTGCCGCCTTCGGCTCGCTCGATGAGTTGCTCGCGCGCGCCAGCGAGGTTCCACAGAAGAAGTACCGGGAAGCGCTGCTCGCCGGTCCCGACCTCGCACGACAGAGCCGGGAACTGGCGCAAATCAGGCTCGACGCCCCGATCTCGTTCGACATCGAGACCTTCCGGCATCGAGGCCCGAATCGCCAGGCGTGCTACGAGCTGTTCGGCGGACTTGGGTTCCGCTCGCTTCTCAGCGAATTCGCGCCGACCGCTGACACCATCGTCAAGGACTACGCCATCGTCGAGACGATCGAGGGCGTGCGCGAGCTGGCGGCCGACATGGCCCGTGCCGGCCGATGCGCCGTGCACGTGGTGACGACGAGCGAGCCGGTCGTGACGGCGGAGATCGTGGGCATCGCTGTGGCGACCGGGGCCAGACAGGCGCGTTACGTGCCGCTTGCGCACCACGCGCTCGATGGAGGGCCGCAGCCCGACCGCCGGGCGGCGCTCGACGTGGTGAAGAGCGTCCTCGAGGATCCGGCCGTACTGAAGGTCGGGCACGATCTGAAGGCGGATGCGGTCGTCCTGGCCCGGTACGGGATCGCGATGCGCGGCCTTGCCTTCGATACCATGCTGGCCAGCTACCTGCTGGACGCGACGCGCTCTGCGCATTCGCTCGAAGACAACGCGCTCGAACATCTCGGCTACAAGGCCCTCACCGAGGAGGCCGTGCGGGGACGTGGCGCGAAGGCGCTCGAACTTGGCGATCTGCCGCCAGCGGCCGTGATGGACTATGCCGGCGAGCGTGTCGACCTCGCCCTGCAGTTGGCCGAGCGCCTCGAGCCGATGCTCGGGACCGAGGCGCTGATCGATGTGTACCGGCAACTGGAACTGCCGCTGATTCCTGTGCTCGCGGAGATCGAGCAGGCCGGGGTCCAGGTGGATGGCGGCGTGCTCGGGCGGTTGTCGGAGCGGCTCGAGCGGGATCTCTCGACACGCAGCGCCCGGATCTTCGAACTCGCTGGCGAGTCGTTCAACATCAACTCGCCCAAGCAGCTTTCGGAGATTCTCTTCGAGAAGATGAAGCTGCCGGCCGGCAAGCGAACGGGCAAGACGCGCCTCGCCTCCACCGCCATGGACGTGCTGGAGGATCTCGCGCTCACGCACGATCTGCCGCGGCTCATCCTCGAGTGGCGCAGCATCCAGAAACTGAAGGGCACATACATCGACGCCCTGCCGCAGCTCATCAACCCGGCGACGGGGCGCGTGCACACCTCCTTCAACCAGGCGGTCGCCGCCACGGGACGCCTGAGCAGCAGCGACCCGAACCTTCAGAACATCCCGATTCGCACGGAACTCGGTCGGGAGATCCGGGCCGCGTTCGTTGCCGCGCCGGGTTCCGTGCTGATCTCGGCCGACTACTCGCAGATCGAGTTGCGCGTGCTGGCGCACCTGTCCGGCGACGCCACGCTCATCGAGGCGTTCAAACGTGGCGACGACATTCACGATCAGACCGCGCTCAGGGTGTTCGGCGCCGACAGCGGCCTCGACCCGCACGAACTGCGGCGGCGGGCCAAGATCATCAACTACGCGCTGCTGTACGGAAAGACGGCATTCACCCTGGCCCGCGATATCGGCGTGACACAGGCGGCGGCACAGGCGTTCATCGACGCCTATTTTTCGGGATTCCCGGAAGTGCGGCGGTTCATCGATCGCTTGCTCGACGAGGCACGGACGACCGGCGTGGTGAAGACGCTGTTCGGCCGGCGTCGGCTGGTGCCGGAGCTGACGAGCCACAACGGCCAGGTGCGTTCGGCGGCCGAGCGGGTGGCTGTCAATCTGCCGATCCAGGGAACCGCGGCCGACATCCTGAAGCGCGCGATGATCGACGTGCACGCGTCACTCGAGACGCGCCACGCGCAGGGCGGTCGCGCGAGGATGATCCTCACCGTGCACGACGAACTGCTGTTCGAGGCACCGGCGGAAGAGGCCGACGAGATCGCGACGATCGTCCGCAACGGCATGGAGCAGGCCGTCGCGCTGGCCGTGCCGCTGACCGTCGACATCGGCATCGGCAGAAACTGGACGGACGCCAAGGGATAA
- the argF gene encoding ornithine carbamoyltransferase gives MNDFLSLRDFTPDQVRHLLDLAADIKARPADFSGALKGKTLAMIFEKPSLRTRVTFDVGIQQLGGFSLYLSPAEINLGKRESIHDVAKNLERMVQGIMIRTFAHGIVEEMAKEAGVPIINGLTDYSHPCQAMADFLTIREVKGRTEVKLAFVGDGNNVAHSLMFAGALLGAHVAIVTPPGYEPKADATEWTERHAKATGARLTITNDPVEGVRDADVIYTDVWASMGQEGEAEARRKLFLPYQVNEKLVGHARPDVTFMHCLPAHRGEEVTAGVIDSPRAVVFQEAENRLHAQKAIMLELMK, from the coding sequence ATGAACGACTTCCTTTCGCTTCGCGACTTCACGCCGGACCAGGTGCGTCACCTGCTCGATCTGGCCGCCGATATCAAAGCCCGCCCCGCCGATTTCTCCGGCGCGCTGAAGGGCAAGACGCTGGCTATGATTTTCGAGAAACCTTCGCTGCGAACGCGCGTCACGTTCGACGTGGGCATCCAGCAACTCGGCGGGTTCTCGCTGTACTTGTCACCCGCCGAGATCAACCTCGGCAAGCGCGAATCGATTCACGACGTGGCCAAGAACCTCGAGCGGATGGTGCAGGGCATCATGATCCGCACCTTCGCGCACGGCATCGTCGAGGAGATGGCGAAGGAAGCGGGCGTGCCGATCATCAACGGCCTCACCGACTACAGCCATCCGTGCCAGGCGATGGCCGACTTCCTCACGATCCGCGAGGTCAAGGGCCGGACCGAGGTCAAGCTCGCGTTCGTCGGCGACGGCAACAACGTCGCGCACTCGCTGATGTTCGCCGGCGCGCTCCTTGGTGCGCACGTGGCCATCGTCACGCCGCCCGGATACGAGCCGAAGGCGGATGCGACGGAGTGGACCGAACGGCATGCCAAGGCGACCGGCGCGCGCCTGACCATCACGAACGACCCGGTCGAGGGCGTACGCGATGCGGACGTCATCTACACGGACGTCTGGGCGAGCATGGGCCAGGAGGGCGAGGCCGAGGCACGCAGGAAACTCTTCCTGCCGTACCAGGTGAACGAGAAACTGGTCGGCCACGCCAGGCCCGACGTGACGTTCATGCACTGCCTGCCGGCGCATCGCGGCGAGGAAGTGACAGCCGGCGTGATCGACTCGCCGCGCGCGGTCGTCTTCCAGGAGGCCGAGAACCGGCTCCACGCGCAGAAAGCGATCATGCTCGAACTGATGAAGTAA
- a CDS encoding carboxypeptidase-like regulatory domain-containing protein: MRPTGTASITGRITAVDSGRPLVRARVQLSSTDVPGLVAAVTDQEGRYTFANLPPGTYTLVASKPGFVSLAHGARSPQRPGGRVVLAQGQQARDIDVRLPRGGVVTGRIFDETGEPLVRAMVRAMRYQYQQGQRHLVQSGSGESDDRGVYRIFGLSPGTYLVTAAARMEMPSSSDGQPVDPSVVQTYAPTYFPGVTSLADAAPVVLGSQLEASGLDFMLQVVSTVRVSGTVTAEAGAAQNPFVIVMTDEGPGASAGTSYAASVKDDGSFSIGNVPPGRYLAIARAMVTPAPGERQVQMVTTQAFALGSQDFTGLNLVLSAGGAITGSIVVQSAMSQQIDLTRVRVSVSPPSPIPFVGGANARVSSGGGFQIPNVVPGPQVVNVSGLPKPWTLKGVFLNGRDITDRQIDVRNGMTTTGVEVVLSDRATEVMGTVLDGQSKPVADCYVLAFSADTADWRPRSRAVQGVRPDHSGAFHVLSLPPGDYYVIALADIEPGSWYEPALLEQLRKSAVKISLAEGETKAQELRVLGDAG, translated from the coding sequence GTGCGACCGACTGGCACAGCCAGCATCACCGGCAGGATTACGGCGGTCGACTCCGGCCGACCGCTCGTCCGCGCACGCGTCCAACTTTCGTCGACCGATGTCCCCGGCCTCGTCGCCGCGGTGACTGATCAGGAAGGCCGATACACATTCGCCAACCTGCCGCCCGGCACGTACACACTGGTCGCCTCGAAGCCGGGATTCGTCTCGTTGGCTCATGGCGCGCGGAGTCCGCAACGGCCTGGCGGCCGGGTTGTCCTCGCGCAGGGCCAGCAGGCCCGCGACATCGACGTTCGCCTCCCGCGGGGCGGCGTCGTGACAGGACGCATCTTCGATGAAACCGGCGAACCGCTGGTTCGGGCGATGGTGCGCGCGATGCGGTACCAATACCAGCAGGGCCAGCGGCACCTCGTGCAGTCGGGAAGCGGTGAGAGCGACGACCGTGGCGTGTACCGGATCTTCGGGCTGTCCCCGGGCACCTACCTGGTCACCGCCGCCGCGCGAATGGAGATGCCGTCGTCGTCGGATGGACAACCGGTCGATCCGTCCGTGGTGCAGACGTATGCGCCGACCTATTTCCCGGGTGTCACGAGCCTCGCCGACGCGGCACCCGTTGTCCTCGGCAGCCAGCTGGAGGCCTCCGGCCTCGACTTCATGCTGCAAGTTGTGTCCACGGTCCGCGTCAGCGGGACGGTCACGGCGGAAGCCGGAGCGGCGCAGAACCCGTTCGTCATCGTGATGACCGACGAAGGGCCCGGAGCCAGCGCCGGAACCTCGTACGCTGCCTCGGTGAAGGACGATGGGTCGTTCAGCATCGGAAATGTCCCGCCCGGGCGGTACCTCGCGATCGCACGTGCCATGGTGACGCCAGCTCCTGGCGAGCGCCAGGTGCAGATGGTCACCACCCAGGCCTTCGCGCTCGGCAGCCAGGATTTCACCGGACTCAACCTTGTCCTGTCAGCCGGGGGTGCCATCACCGGATCGATCGTCGTCCAATCGGCAATGAGCCAGCAGATCGATCTCACCCGGGTCCGCGTGAGCGTATCGCCACCGAGCCCCATCCCGTTCGTTGGCGGCGCGAACGCCCGCGTGAGTTCCGGCGGCGGGTTCCAGATCCCGAACGTCGTCCCCGGTCCCCAGGTGGTCAACGTCAGTGGTCTTCCGAAACCGTGGACGCTGAAGGGCGTCTTCCTGAACGGGCGCGACATCACGGATCGTCAGATCGACGTCCGGAACGGCATGACGACGACAGGCGTGGAGGTGGTGCTGAGCGACCGCGCCACCGAGGTCATGGGAACCGTGCTCGATGGTCAATCGAAGCCGGTGGCCGACTGCTATGTGCTCGCTTTTTCCGCCGACACGGCGGACTGGCGGCCGCGCTCGCGGGCCGTTCAAGGCGTGCGACCGGACCACTCGGGCGCGTTTCACGTCCTCAGCCTGCCGCCAGGCGACTACTACGTCATCGCGCTCGCCGATATCGAGCCTGGCTCATGGTACGAACCCGCGCTGCTCGAACAGTTGCGCAAGTCCGCGGTGAAGATCTCGCTGGCTGAAGGGGAGACGAAGGCACAGGAACTGCGGGTCCTGGGTGATGCGGGCTAG